In Papio anubis isolate 15944 chromosome 20, Panubis1.0, whole genome shotgun sequence, a single window of DNA contains:
- the SBSN gene encoding suprabasin: MHLAHLVSSCSLLLLLGALPGWAASDDPIEKVIEGINRGLSNAEREVGKALDGINSGITHAGREVEKVFNGLSNMGSHTGKELDKGVQGLNHGMDKVAHEINHGIGQAGKEAEKFGHGVNNAAGQVGKEADKLIHHGVHHGANQAGSEAGRFGQGAHHAAGQAGNEAGRFGQGIHHAAGQAGNEAGRFGQGAHHGLSEGWKETEKFGQGIHHTAGQVGKEAEKFGQGIHHAAGQVGKEAEKFGQGAHHAAGQVGKEAEKVGQGAHHAAGQAGNEAGRFGQGAHHAVGQAGNEAGRFGQGIHHAAGQAGNEAGRFGQGVHHGLSEGWKETEKFGQGIHHTAGQVGKEAEKLGQGVHHAASQFGKETEKLGHGIHHGVNEAWKEAEKFGQGVHHAASQVGKEGDGAVQGLHHGISQAGREAGQFGHDIHYAAGQAGKEGDIAVHGVQPGVHEAGKEAGQFGQGVHHTLEQAGKEADKAVQGFHTGVHQAGKEAEKLGQGVNHAADQAGKEADKAVQGFHTGVHEAGKEAEQFGQGVHHTLEQAGKEADKAVQGFHTGVHQAGKEAEKLGQGVNHAADQAGKEVEKLGQGAHHAAGQAGKELQNAHNGVNQASKEANQLLNGKHQGGSSGHQGGATTTPLASGASVNTPFINLPALWRSVANIMP, translated from the exons ATGCATCTTGCACATCTGGTCAGCTCCTGCTCCCTCCTTCTGCTACTGGGGGCCCTGCCTGGATGGGCGGCCAGCGATGACCCCATTGAGAAGGTCATTGAAGGGATCAACCGAGGGCTGAGCAATGCAGAGAGAGAGGTGGGCAAGGCCCTGGATGGCATCAACAGTGGAATCACGCACGCTGGAAGGGAAGTGGAGAAGGTTTTCAACGGACTTAGCAACATGGGGAGCCACACCGGCAAGGAGTTGGACAAAGGCGTCCAGGGGCTCAACCACGGAATGGACAAGGTAGCCCATGAGATCAACCATGGTATTGGACAAGcaggaaaggaagcagagaagtTTGGCCATGGGGTCAACAACGCTGCTGGACAGGTTGGGAAGGAGGCAGACAAACTGATCCACCATGGGGTCCATCACGGGGCCAACCAGGCGGGAAGTGAGGCAGGGAGGTTTGGCCAGGGGGCCCACCATGCTGCAGGGCAGGCTGGAAATGAGGCTGGGAGGTTTGGCCAGGGTATCCACCATGCTGCAGGGCAGGCAGGAAATGAGGCAGGGAGGTTTGGCCAGGGGGCCCACCATGGTCTCAGTGAGGGctggaaggaaacagagaagtTTGGCCAGGGGATCCACCATACTGCTGGTCAGGttgggaaggaggcagagaagtTTGGCCAGGGGATCCACCATGCTGCTGGTCAGGttgggaaggaggcagagaagtTTGGCCAGGGGGCCCACCATGCTGCTGGTCAGGttgggaaggaggcagagaaggtTGGCCAGGGGGCCCACCATGCTGCGGGGCAGGCCGGAAATGAGGCAGGGAGGTTTGGCCAGGGGGCCCACCACGCTGTGGGGCAGGCCGGAAATGAGGCAGGGAGGTTTGGCCAGGGTATCCACCATGCTGCAGGGCAGGCGGGAAATGAGGCAGGGAGGTTTGGCCAGGGAGTCCATCATGGTCTCAGTGAGGgctggaaggagacagagaagttTGGCCAGGGAATCCACCATACTGCTGGTCAGGttgggaaggaggcagagaagtTAGGCCAGGGGGTCCACCATGCTGCCAGTCAGTTTGGGAAGGAAACAGAGAAGCTCGGCCATGGGATCCACCACGGGGTTAATGAGGCCTGGAAGGAAGCAGAGAAGTTTGGCCAGGGAGTCCACCATGCTGCCTCgcaggtggggaaggagggagacgGAGCGGTCCAAGGCCTCCATCATGGCATTAGTCAGGCTGGAAGGGAGGCGGGGCAGTTTGGCCACGACATTCACTATGCAGCAGGGCAGGCTGGGAAAGAGGGAGACATAGCAGTCCACGGTGTCCAACCCGGGGTCCATGAGGCGGGGAAGGAGGCTGGGCAATTTGGCCAGGGAGTTCACCACACCCTTGAACAGGCCGGAAAGGAAGCAGACAAAGCGGTCCAAGGGTTCCACACTGGGGTCCACCAGGCtgggaaggaagcagagaaactTGGCCAAGGGGTCAACCATGCTGCTGACCAGGCTGGAAAGGAAGCAGACAAAGCGGTCCAAGGGTTCCACACCGGGGTTCACGAGGCTGGGAAGGAGGCAGAGCAGTTTGGCCAGGGAGTTCACCATACCCTTGAACAGGCCGGAAAAGAAGCAGACAAAGCGGTCCAAGGGTTCCACACTGGGGTCCACCAGGCtgggaaggaagcagagaaactTGGTCAAGGGGTCAACCATGCTGCTGACCAGGCTGGAAAGGAAGTGGAGAAGCTTGGCCAAGGTGCCCACCATGCTGCTGGCCAGGCCGGGAAGGAGCTGCAGAATGCTCATAATGGGGTCAACCAAGCCAGCAAGGAGGCCAACCAGCTGCTGAAT GGCAAACATCAAGGCGGATCTTCCGGCCATCAAGGAGGGGCCACAACCACGCCGTTAGCCTCTGGG GCCTCGGTCAACACGCCTTTCATCAACCTTCCCGCACTGTGGAGG AGCGTCGCCAACATCATGCCCTAA
- the DMKN gene encoding dermokine isoform X3: MKFQGSLACLLLALCLGSGEAGPLQSGGESAGTNTGEALGQGTREAVGTGVRQVPGLGTADALGNRVGEAAHALGNPGHEIGRQVEDVLQHGAEAVHGSWQGAPGHNGAWETSGGHGTFGSQGGLGGQGQGNPGGLGTPWSQGYPGNSAGSFGTNPQGAPWGQGGNGGPPNFGTNTQGAVAQPGYGSVRSGNQNEGCTNPPPSGSGGGSSNSGGSSTGSSSGNHGGSGGGNGRKPGCENPGNEARGTGGSGIQDFRGEGVSSNTREVSKEGNHLLGGSGDNNPGQGSNWGSRGGDAVGGVNTVNSETSPGMFNFDTFWKNFKSKLGFINWDAISKNKVPPPSTRALLYFSRLWEDFKHNTPFLNWKAIIEGADTSSLQKRAGGADQNYNYNQHAYPTAYGGQYSVKTPAKGGVSPSSSASRVQPGLLQWVKFW, from the exons ATGAAGTTCCAGGGGTCCCTGGCCTGCCTCCTGCTGGCCCTCTGCCTGGGCAGTGGGGAGGCTGGCCCCCTACAGAGTGGAGGGGAAAGCGCTGGGACAAATACTGGGGAGGCCCTTGGCCAAGGGACCAGAGAGGCAGTCGGCACTGGAGTCAGGCAGGTTCCGGGCCTTGGCACAGCAGATGCTTTGGGCAACAGGGTCGGGGAAGCAGCCCATGCTTTGGGAAACCCTGGGCATGAGATTGGCAGACAGGTGGAGGATGTCCTTCAACATGGAGCAGAGGCTGTCCACGGCTCCTGGCAGGGGGCACCCGGTCACAACGGTGCTTGG GAAACTTCTGGAGGCCATGGCACCTTTGGCTCTCAAGGTGGTCTTggaggccagggccagggcaATCCTGGAGGTCTGGGGACTCCGTGGAGCCAGGGATACCCTGGAAACTCAGCAGGCAGCTTTGGAACCAACCCTCAGGGAGCCCCCTGGGGTCAAGGAGGCAATGGAGGGCCACCAAACTTTGGGACCAACACTCAG GGAGCTGTGGCCCAGCCTGGCTATGGTTCAGTGAGAAGCGGCAACCAGAATGAAGGG TGCACTAACCCCCCACCATCTGGCTCAGGCGGAGGCTCAAGCAACTCTGGG GGATCCAGTACCGGCTCCTCCTCCGGCAACCACGGTGGGAGCGGCGGAGGAAACGGACGTAAACCCGGG TGTGAAAATCCAGGGAATGAAGCCCGCGGGACCGGGGGATCTGGGATTCAG GACTTCAGAGGAGAGGGAGTTTCCAGCAACACGAGG GAAGTAAGCAAAGAGGGCAATCACCTCCTTGGAGGCTCTGGAGACAATAATCCG GGGCAAGGGTCCAACTGGGGCAGCAGAGGAGGTGACGCTGTTGGTGGAGTCAATACTGTG AACTCTGAGACATCTCCTGGGATGTTTAACTTTGACACTTTCTGGAAG AATTTTAAATCCAAGCTGGGTTTCATTAACTGGGATGCCATAAGCAAG AACAAAGTCCCACCCCCCAGCACCCGAGCCCTCCTCTACTTCAGCCGACTCTGGGAG GATTTCAAACACAACACTCCTTTCCTCAACTGGAAAGCAATTATTGAG GGTGCGGACACGTCATCACTGCAGAAACGTGCAGGCGGCGCCGATCAG AACTACAATTATAACCAGCATGCGTATCCCACTGCCTATGGTGGGCAGTACTCAGTCAAGACCCCTGCAAAG GGGGGAGTCTCGCCTTCTTCCTCG GCTTCCCGGGTGCAACCTGGCCTGCTGCAGTGGGTGAAGTTTTGGTAG
- the DMKN gene encoding dermokine isoform X5, with protein MKFQGSLACLLLALCLGSGEAGPLQSGGESAGTNTGEALGQGTREAVGTGVRQVPGLGTADALGNRVGEAAHALGNPGHEIGRQVEDVLQHGAEAVHGSWQGAPGHNGAWETSGGHGTFGSQGGLGGQGQGNPGGLGTPWSQGYPGNSAGSFGTNPQGAPWGQGGNGGPPNFGTNTQGAVAQPGYGSVRSGNQNEGCTNPPPSGSGGGSSNSGGGSGSQSGSNGSGSNSDNNSGSSSGNGGGSSGSSGNSGSSNSNNGGSSNSNNGGSSNNNGGSRGDSGSESSWGSSTGSSSGNHGGSGGGNGRKPGCENPGNEARGTGGSGIQDFRGEGVSSNTRNSETSPGMFNFDTFWKNFKSKLGFINWDAISKDQRSSRIP; from the exons ATGAAGTTCCAGGGGTCCCTGGCCTGCCTCCTGCTGGCCCTCTGCCTGGGCAGTGGGGAGGCTGGCCCCCTACAGAGTGGAGGGGAAAGCGCTGGGACAAATACTGGGGAGGCCCTTGGCCAAGGGACCAGAGAGGCAGTCGGCACTGGAGTCAGGCAGGTTCCGGGCCTTGGCACAGCAGATGCTTTGGGCAACAGGGTCGGGGAAGCAGCCCATGCTTTGGGAAACCCTGGGCATGAGATTGGCAGACAGGTGGAGGATGTCCTTCAACATGGAGCAGAGGCTGTCCACGGCTCCTGGCAGGGGGCACCCGGTCACAACGGTGCTTGG GAAACTTCTGGAGGCCATGGCACCTTTGGCTCTCAAGGTGGTCTTggaggccagggccagggcaATCCTGGAGGTCTGGGGACTCCGTGGAGCCAGGGATACCCTGGAAACTCAGCAGGCAGCTTTGGAACCAACCCTCAGGGAGCCCCCTGGGGTCAAGGAGGCAATGGAGGGCCACCAAACTTTGGGACCAACACTCAG GGAGCTGTGGCCCAGCCTGGCTATGGTTCAGTGAGAAGCGGCAACCAGAATGAAGGG TGCACTAACCCCCCACCATCTGGCTCAGGCGGAGGCTCAAGCAACTCTGGG ggaggcagtggctcacagtCGGGCAGCAATGGCAGTGGCAGCAACAGTGACAACAACAGCGGCAGCAGCAGTGGCAACggtggtggcagcagtggcagcagtggcAACAGcggcagcagcaacagcaacaatggtggcagcagcaacagcaacaatggtggcagcagcaacaacaatggTGGCAGTAGAGGTGACAGCGGCAGTGAGTCCTCCTGG GGATCCAGTACCGGCTCCTCCTCCGGCAACCACGGTGGGAGCGGCGGAGGAAACGGACGTAAACCCGGG TGTGAAAATCCAGGGAATGAAGCCCGCGGGACCGGGGGATCTGGGATTCAG GACTTCAGAGGAGAGGGAGTTTCCAGCAACACGAGG AACTCTGAGACATCTCCTGGGATGTTTAACTTTGACACTTTCTGGAAG AATTTTAAATCCAAGCTGGGTTTCATTAACTGGGATGCCATAAGCAAG GACCAGAGGAGCTCTCGCATTCCGTGA
- the DMKN gene encoding dermokine isoform X4, with protein MKFQGSLACLLLALCLGSGEAGPLQSGGESAGTNTGEALGQGTREAVGTGVRQVPGLGTADALGNRVGEAAHALGNPGHEIGRQVEDVLQHGAEAVHGSWQGAPGHNGAWETSGGHGTFGSQGGLGGQGQGNPGGLGTPWSQGYPGNSAGSFGTNPQGAPWGQGGNGGPPNFGTNTQGAVAQPGYGSVRSGNQNEGCTNPPPSGSGGGSSNSGGGSGSQSGSNGSGSNSDNNSGSSSGNGGGSSGSSGNSGSSNSNNGGSSNSNNGGSSNNNGGSRGDSGSESSWGSSTGSSSGNHGGSGGGNGRKPGCENPGNEARGTGGSGIQDFRGEGVSSNTREVSKEGNHLLGGSGDNNPGQGSNWGSRGGDAVGGVNTVNSETSPGMFNFDTFWKNFKSKLGFINWDAISKDQRSSRIP; from the exons ATGAAGTTCCAGGGGTCCCTGGCCTGCCTCCTGCTGGCCCTCTGCCTGGGCAGTGGGGAGGCTGGCCCCCTACAGAGTGGAGGGGAAAGCGCTGGGACAAATACTGGGGAGGCCCTTGGCCAAGGGACCAGAGAGGCAGTCGGCACTGGAGTCAGGCAGGTTCCGGGCCTTGGCACAGCAGATGCTTTGGGCAACAGGGTCGGGGAAGCAGCCCATGCTTTGGGAAACCCTGGGCATGAGATTGGCAGACAGGTGGAGGATGTCCTTCAACATGGAGCAGAGGCTGTCCACGGCTCCTGGCAGGGGGCACCCGGTCACAACGGTGCTTGG GAAACTTCTGGAGGCCATGGCACCTTTGGCTCTCAAGGTGGTCTTggaggccagggccagggcaATCCTGGAGGTCTGGGGACTCCGTGGAGCCAGGGATACCCTGGAAACTCAGCAGGCAGCTTTGGAACCAACCCTCAGGGAGCCCCCTGGGGTCAAGGAGGCAATGGAGGGCCACCAAACTTTGGGACCAACACTCAG GGAGCTGTGGCCCAGCCTGGCTATGGTTCAGTGAGAAGCGGCAACCAGAATGAAGGG TGCACTAACCCCCCACCATCTGGCTCAGGCGGAGGCTCAAGCAACTCTGGG ggaggcagtggctcacagtCGGGCAGCAATGGCAGTGGCAGCAACAGTGACAACAACAGCGGCAGCAGCAGTGGCAACggtggtggcagcagtggcagcagtggcAACAGcggcagcagcaacagcaacaatggtggcagcagcaacagcaacaatggtggcagcagcaacaacaatggTGGCAGTAGAGGTGACAGCGGCAGTGAGTCCTCCTGG GGATCCAGTACCGGCTCCTCCTCCGGCAACCACGGTGGGAGCGGCGGAGGAAACGGACGTAAACCCGGG TGTGAAAATCCAGGGAATGAAGCCCGCGGGACCGGGGGATCTGGGATTCAG GACTTCAGAGGAGAGGGAGTTTCCAGCAACACGAGG GAAGTAAGCAAAGAGGGCAATCACCTCCTTGGAGGCTCTGGAGACAATAATCCG GGGCAAGGGTCCAACTGGGGCAGCAGAGGAGGTGACGCTGTTGGTGGAGTCAATACTGTG AACTCTGAGACATCTCCTGGGATGTTTAACTTTGACACTTTCTGGAAG AATTTTAAATCCAAGCTGGGTTTCATTAACTGGGATGCCATAAGCAAG GACCAGAGGAGCTCTCGCATTCCGTGA
- the DMKN gene encoding dermokine isoform X6: MLRITFCSDQQAKDGEGVEGSSTGSSSGNHGGSGGGNGRKPGNSETSPGMFNFDTFWKNFKSKLGFINWDAISKDQRSSRIP; this comes from the exons ATGCTCAGAATAACTTTCTGCAGCGACCAACAGGCTAAAGACGGGGAAGGTGTGGAG GGATCCAGTACCGGCTCCTCCTCCGGCAACCACGGTGGGAGCGGCGGAGGAAACGGACGTAAACCCGGG AACTCTGAGACATCTCCTGGGATGTTTAACTTTGACACTTTCTGGAAG AATTTTAAATCCAAGCTGGGTTTCATTAACTGGGATGCCATAAGCAAG GACCAGAGGAGCTCTCGCATTCCGTGA
- the DMKN gene encoding dermokine isoform X1, which translates to MFNFDTFWKNFKSKLGFINWDAISKNKVPPPSTRALLYFSRLWEDFKHNTPFLNWKAIIEGADTSSLQKRAGGADQNYNYNQHAYPTAYGGQYSVKTPAKGGVSPSSSASRVQPGLLQWVKFW; encoded by the exons ATGTTTAACTTTGACACTTTCTGGAAG AATTTTAAATCCAAGCTGGGTTTCATTAACTGGGATGCCATAAGCAAG AACAAAGTCCCACCCCCCAGCACCCGAGCCCTCCTCTACTTCAGCCGACTCTGGGAG GATTTCAAACACAACACTCCTTTCCTCAACTGGAAAGCAATTATTGAG GGTGCGGACACGTCATCACTGCAGAAACGTGCAGGCGGCGCCGATCAG AACTACAATTATAACCAGCATGCGTATCCCACTGCCTATGGTGGGCAGTACTCAGTCAAGACCCCTGCAAAG GGGGGAGTCTCGCCTTCTTCCTCG GCTTCCCGGGTGCAACCTGGCCTGCTGCAGTGGGTGAAGTTTTGGTAG
- the DMKN gene encoding dermokine isoform X2, whose amino-acid sequence MKLATASALLLLLLGLAWTQGSHGWGADTSSLQKRAGGADQNYNYNQHAYPTAYGGQYSVKTPAKGGVSPSSSASRVQPGLLQWVKFW is encoded by the exons ATGAAGCTGGCCACTGCCTCTgctctgctcctgctcctgctgggCCTGGCCTGGACCCAGGGGAGCCACGGCTGG GGTGCGGACACGTCATCACTGCAGAAACGTGCAGGCGGCGCCGATCAG AACTACAATTATAACCAGCATGCGTATCCCACTGCCTATGGTGGGCAGTACTCAGTCAAGACCCCTGCAAAG GGGGGAGTCTCGCCTTCTTCCTCG GCTTCCCGGGTGCAACCTGGCCTGCTGCAGTGGGTGAAGTTTTGGTAG